The nucleotide window TGCTGTACGTGGTTTGTCGGTATCTACAGATGGACGTATACTTGTGTCATGTGGAAGTGATTGCACGTAAGACCAACCCCTTTTCTTTTAAGACTTAGTAATGGAGTAGTTTATTATTATTCCCCTATGTGAACTTTGTGTGTTTAACGGGCATGCTTTGCCCTCGCGTTGTGACTACGTAATAAGTCATATCTATATTTTTAAAGTCGCAAAGTTGTTGTTTAGACTTTTTTGGTTTATTTAGTTTGTGATTCTGTAAGGTTTTAAGCTGGGTAAGAATCTCTTTTGAACAGTAATTAAGCGATTAAACGGTGGAAGAAGGCttaaaaatgacttttttttttcCTGCACACATATACGTAAAATTGACATTTGAATCTTTAATTGATTGAACCAGTGTTAGATTGTGGAGGGTTCCTCTTGCAAGTGGCATCGAGTCAGATGACTCATCTGATAGCTCAGACAAGGTCAGTAGTTTCTTGATTATTGATCAACTGATTTCTCATTCCAACACATCTGTACAATTTTGCTTTCTTTGAATACAGACACTGGCATCCTATGTTTGGAAGAATGCTTTCTGGTAAGTTTACTTGTTTTTTGGGGATTTTGATCGTAAAATTAACTTGTTTTAACCGTGGTTTAAAAAACGCTTGAGGCGCGTCTCGAGGCGGACCGGGTGATAAATTGTACATGAGGCGGCACCTCAGTGGTACGGGGTGGAACGGTAAATTGGAGGTGTACGTTTTTTAGGCGAAAAATTAGGGCTTTTTAGGCGGGATAAAGAGTTTTTAGCATAAGTAGCGACGAATGATGCTTGTAGCTATACACAATCAAGAAAAATAGGGTAGAACATAGATGGAGACGTACCTTATAGCGATGAATGACCAAGAAAAATTAGGGTAGAAGTAGAACAAAGGAGTTGATGCCGACGAGAAAAGAGTGGTGATGTAACTCTTTTAGGTTTATTGAAGAAACATCCCCTTTATTAAACCCATTTACAAAAACTTACATTAAGACCCTTAAACATTGAACTTTTATCATATTCAACCCAAAATTATTCTCACAAGTCTATTTGCATTAGGAAAGTTCTGTGTTTTATGTttggtattttatttttataagatacatattttttttatttttaattccGCCTCGGGCTTACACTTCGAGGCTTACGCCTcatgaggcgaagggaaaactcCCCGAGGTTCGATTCCGTTTTAATCTTGGTTTTAACCATAGTTATTGAAGGCGAGAAGCGCACTCTAGGCGCATAGGCTCCGATTAGGGCCTAGGCGATAGGCGCAATAAAAGCGTGGGCCCGAGAAAAAAAAGCGcacttaaataaaaaaatttaaaagttCATTAAGGGAATAAAGTATTCAAAACCAAAACAATAATGTTCATACTAGCACTTAAAAAGTCTcagataacaacaacaacaaccatacccagtaaatcccacaaatagcaaagctactcaTAGGGGTTGGGGAGGGTGGGATTTAGACAGACCTTGCTTcgatccctagggatagagaggctgcttccagaagagaccctcggctccaaaacgAATAGCAAACCAACACATCAAGTCCAAGAATatagaaaaatagaaaaataGACTATAGAAAAAAGAAGTCACCTATACGAAGAAAGTGATCAGAGTGACACagtataatgtaaatcatgtataatagcaTACAAAATACTTAAAACCAAAATGTTCATAGCACTTAAAAAGTATCAGATAACAAAATACTTAAAACCAAAATGCTCAAACTCGAAAACAAAAGGTTCACTAAAGTAATAACGAGTAAAACTTGAAAGCCAAAAGAACTGAATAATCTTGATAACACGAACTGAATAATTTTGATAATTCGAACTGAATAATGATAATTCGAACTGAAAAATGTGATAATAAACTGATATCATTTGTTTAAACTTAAAGCCCTATAAATACTGTAGAAAAAGTGGAAATTAccaattaaaataataaaaagcatAAATCATTAGTTACGCATGGGAAGAATTAAGCTGCACTATTATTACTTGGGAACTATAAGCGCAGTAAATGCGAATCGCCCAGAAAAAGCGCCTAGTCCTCACTAAGCGCATGGGGCGTTTTCCCTTCGCTTCACTAGGCGTAAGCCGCGAGACGATCTGAGGCGGAATTAAAAATTATATGTCTTATAAAAAATAACACGGTCTAAAAACGGGTCGGtgtgcgcatataatgtatatatgtgtgggccctcGGGGGGGGGGGTGAAATTGCACcaattttaatgttattttacatTTTTACTAGTtccgtgaaaataatgttaaaagcggcgggcggttaatcatgcatcatatgGTGGAGGTGATAGCCAAAAGACAAGGAgttacatgcactaatcggcctttgtcccgattgccaagtgttatgtgccttatgtccaaggcttgattcAAAACTACTcaggtctcactggaagcagcctctctattcctacagctttgctattggtgggatttaccgagtatcaagggcgtagctttcaaggggctggaaggggcgcccgaccccccgaacttttcgctcagtagtgttatgtatgtacgtttcgtgtAGAATTTTTTAGGGATATACTTttttgaccccccggttttataaaaaaaatacttatatagagtttttaggttcggtgacttccgaccccctggtggaaattttcaagcttcgccactaccgagtatgatgatgatgtctTATAAGAGGCAGTGCCTCGCTGCTTGTTTTTATACCTACGCCTCAGTGGTACGATGCGGACGTTTCGTGTCGAGGCTGAACGGTAATTAAGAGGCGTACGTGTCTTTTTTGGCGGAAGAAATTGGGGTTTTTAGGGCGATTCTGAAAGAGGCAGGACGAAAGACAGAAGATTAAAGATGGAGACGTACCTGGCTTATAGCGATGAGTGACCAAGAAAAATTAGAGTTTCAGGAATGGAGACGATGATGGTGGCGAGGCGTAACTCTTTTAGGGTTACTGAAGAACATGGTGGCCCCTTTATTCATTCTATTTACAAACACTTACACTAGGAACCTTAAACATTTAACTTTTATCAtatttaacccaaaactattcaCAAGTCTATTTACATTAGGAAAGTTATGTAATTTAAGTTTAGTATTTTAGTTTTATAAGACCAAGGTTTaaaaaacggaaacgagtttcgagcCGTTttccttcgcctcacgaggcgtaagtaTCGAGGCGAGACGAGGCGTAAGGCCGAGacggtattaataaataaataaatataacatcAAAAAAAGAGTTTTCTCATCAAATTTCATTAGATTCAATAGTTAAAACATAAAAAAGATTCAACACATTTAAACAGATTATCATACACATTTAACAGCACATTCTGTACAGATTTAACAACATAGGATTGCAGGAACATCAAGTATTATAAATCAAATATTATCTAAACGAATAAACTGAATACATAATATAGGATTACAGAAACAGCATGTGTTATACAGTAAACATACAGAATACAGGATTATACAGCAAGTATTATTAACAGCCGCAAAATCGGAATCATTAGCAGCAGCAATAATCGGAATCATTAACATCAGAATCAGATTAAAACAAGAACGGCAAGAATAATCGGAATCATTAACATCAGAATTAGATTAAAACAAGAACAGCAACAATAATCGGAATCATTAACATCAGAATCAGATTAAAACAAGACCAGCAGCAATAATTGGAATCATTGACATCAGAATCAGATTAAAACAAGAACAGCAGCAATAATCGGAAGTTCGGAATCATTAACAGCAGCAAGTATTATTAACAGCAGAAAAAAACATTAACAGCAGCAATATTTATTCATGATCGATTAAACAAAGCATTGAGAATGAATTAACAATCATCAAAAGCAGCCATAACAGAATCAATTAACAGCAGCAAGTATCATTAAAATCAGCCATAAATCAACTAACAATCATCATCAATTATTAAGAATGATTGATTAAACAAAGCATTAAAGAAAACTTACCTGTATTGAAGATTGAAGAAGAATCACGATTTCAAGATTGAAGATGGGATCACGATTTCAAGATTGCAGATGGGATTTTGTGTTTTTGGATGTAGATACTGATTAACCCTATAAAGATAtttaaagaaacaaaaaaaagtcGCTGTAGTTTTATTATTGCCGCCAATAAGTTTGgcacctaaaaaaaccctaatctATCCCGCCTAAAACATACACGTACGCCTCAACAAAATAGTTCCGCCTCGAAACGAAACGTGCGCCTCACACCACTGAGGCATACGTATAATATGTGTCCCTGAATCGCTGCCTCATATACGATTTTGCTCCGTTCCGCCTCGAGGCGCGCCTCAGTGACGCCTCGCCCGTTTTTTTAAACCATGTCGATGTCTTGCCGTTCTGCCTCGAGGCGCGCCTCAAAACGGACGCCTTGAGCGCTTTTTTAAACCATGTTTATATGTTTTAATTACATTGAatttattcttttaaataattATAAGTTGCTCAAGCATTACTTTTTGAGCTTTAAGGGTGTTACATTTGGACTTGTTCAATTCGTTTCTTTTTAAACCTAgttcttttgttttacttttttgAGATAAAACACAACTTCGAATTGACCCTTCTATAATGTGAAATTGCCACCGTAAATTGTGATCACCTTAATAAACTAATTATGTTGACTATGGCTTCTCATTTTCCAGGGCTGTGGACCATCAGTGGGAAGGTAATTTATTTGCGACAGCTGGTGGTAGTCAAGTTGATATATGGGATCACAATAGGTAATGGTCTGGACTTTGTTTAGACGTTTAATACAAGATTTATAAATGTATTGATTATCCTGCACATATAGATCACAGCCAGTCAACAGTTTCGGATGGGGAAATGACACAGTTATTTCAGTTCGTTTTAATCCTGGGGAGCCAAATGTCTTGGCAACATCTAGCAGGTATGACTTTTACACCACACACATGCATTTGGGTCAGCCCGAACACGGCCCTTTAACCCGTTTTTTAAATGAGTTATACAAGCTGACGAGTTATAAGCTGGTTATTGATAACGTGTTTAATGTTGAGTAAATCGAgccggggtctcactggaagcaacctctctattcctacggggtagaggtaaggctgtctacatcttacccttctcagaccttaccttagctttgctattggtgggatttaccgagtatgatgatgatgtttaATGTTGAGTATGAGTGTGACAAGTAATATGGTGTGCGAACACTAACAATAATCTGAATGGAAAAcgggaaaaaaacaaaaacaaaaacaaaaatataagagttttttttctaaatacttaaACAGGTTTACGGGTCAACCCGAACTGACCCGTTTTTAGACGGTGTTAGTTAACCCAAACCTATTTTTTTCGTGTCAGGTTTCGGGTTGACTCAAGAATTGCCACTCCTAAATATTTCATGGTGGATGTCAGTTGAAATGTATTTGGCATCGCCAACTGAATTTTTCATGTATTCATTTTTATGCTATTATAGTTCTCCCAACTTTTTCCCCTCTTCAAGACTTCTTTATTTGTTGTAGCGATCGGAGCATAGCAATTTATGACCTTCGAACATCATCAGCAGCAATAAAAGTTACCATGACGGTATGTATGCAATATGTCATCTTAACTTCTCAATATTGTTTTCCTCTTTGATACACTCCAAATGTTAATTACTAGGCTTGGTGTTTGTTCATCATCAATATTAGAAGAATAGAACAACAATTGAAAAAGAATGGCTTACATCGACTATCATAATTATAAATGTTATAATTTTTGAGTGAGGTGATCGATAGTTTGTCTCAAGCTTTCTGAACTTAGTGTTAGTTTAATATTCTCATTTCAATTAATATAATGTTACTTTTAGTTGTAAAACATGCATTAATGTTGGAGTGTGCTTTTTCATTAGGTTAAAACTcggtttacttttttttttttttttttttttgtgcagaCAAAAACCAATTCTATAGCTTGGAATCCAATGGAGCCCATGAACTTCACCGCTGCAAATGAAAATTGTAACTGTTACAGCTATGATGCAAGAAAATTGCCAGAAGCCAAGTGCGTACACAAAGATCACGTGTCGGCAGTGTAAGAAAGATAACAAACTCCTTGATTCGGATAGGGAGGGATCATGTGAATTAATAATACTAATAGTAGTTGTGTGTGAACTTTGCAGTATGGATATTGATTACTCACCAACAGGCCGTGAATTTGTAACTGGATCTTATGACAGAACTGTAAGTTAGTTATTTTTGGTCACTGCTTTAGTGACGAAGCATTCCTCCTGCTCAATACTTTATTGGGCTTTTGCAGGTGAGGATCTTTCAGTATAATGGTGGACATAGCAGGGAAATCTATCACACTAAGAGAATGCAAAGGTTTGTCTCCTTGATATtttagtttgttttgttttgtgggCCCAAGCATACTTCGTATCAATGtatagtttgttagtttgttttgTGGGCCCAAGCGTACTCCGTATCAatgttttattcatatagcttgggCATTGACCATCTTTCATTTGTGAACGCAGGGTTTTCTGTGTTAAGTTCAGTTGTGATGCAAGTTATGTTATCTCGGGTAGTGATGATACCAATCTTCGACTTTGGAAGGCTAAAGCATCCGAGCAACTGGGTgttgtaagttttattttgttatttttttttctgttcAGTTGCTAATTTCTATAAAAAGCTTATTAAGCCATTGATGTGATTGAGCCTTCAAACACTTTTCTATTTAATAGAGTTGTCATGGTGTTGAGGTGGTAAAATAGATGGGTCTGGCTGTTATGGTTATCGGTTAATAATGTAGTTTTTTATATATGATTTGCCTCAAAACTGTCCCCAATATGGTTATTATATTATTTCAGTTATGTTATAACCTGTTTTTCTTGTATGAAATGATTTTGGAGGTTCTATTCATttaagtagttaatgcggtaaaatatcggatatcagTCAAGggccgatatttgagatatcggttatcgcggtgggatatcagtaattttaatatcatgctaaatttatatatatagcaatttagcACTAACAATTCATTATACTCTCCTACcgttaacaaattaaccttttgcaacttgcaaaacactaacaattgtagtaAGTAGGAAGttactaagacttaaaacacatAACATTTAACAATAACAACtcacaattaagacttaaaacactaatagcagcattAAGAAGAAAGACAggtggtagaactaagaagacaTGTATTGATATCGGGAAAATCAGTGATATGTCGGTCcaatatcggtcaaatatcggtcaatatcacTATATTATCGGAACCGATATTATGACCGATATTTTGTACCGATATCTCGGCAGGGACCGATAACCGacatatcagtgatatatcggttgaTATATggggatattaactacatagctATTCATTGGGAAAACAATTTGTTTGACTCTGGACGTGTACCTGTTTGACCACTTTCTTTTTTAGCTATTACCTATTTAACAGATAAGATCTTATTGGATCGACATAGTTTTGTTGTGGTGCTAATGGTGCTGTATGCAGATTCTACCACGAGAACGTAAGAAGCATGAGTATATGGAGGCTGTGAAGAATCGTTACAAGCACCTTCCTGAGGTCAAACGTATATTGAGGTATTAAAACAACCTAATGATTGATTTCTGCTACAGACCTAAAACCACTGGGTTGGGTAAAGGGTCAAAGTTTGAATATAACTAATTTCtgtaaaattattattattattattattattattattattattattattgttattattattattaattttatttttatttttatttttatttttattttaaatttttatttcagtaatagtataataATCTCTGATTTCTTCCGTTTTGATGTTGATGCAGGCATAGACACTTACCGAAACCAATATACAAGGCCGGTTTGCTAAGACGTACAATGGCTGATGCAGAGAAGAGGAAGGAAGATAGAAGGAGAGCGCACAGTGCCCCAGGTAGCATGCCAAGGAAGTCCATACGTAAAAACAAAATTATTCAAGTAATCGAATGACCCTCGCGCTTCGTCATATGTTTCTCTCAATTACCTTAATCTTTTAATGTCAATGTTCAAAATTAAACCAACACAAATTTTGTTATTTTATCGGTATCTCATATCGCTAaacacaaattttgtattttatcAGTGATTTGTGTTTTGGTACTCAAGTATTA belongs to Helianthus annuus cultivar XRQ/B chromosome 5, HanXRQr2.0-SUNRISE, whole genome shotgun sequence and includes:
- the LOC110940493 gene encoding DDB1- and CUL4-associated factor 13; this translates as MRVKVISRSADEFTRERSNDLQRVSRNYDPNLRTQEKAVEYVRALNAAKLDKVFARPFIGAMDGHVDAISCMAKNPSHLKGVFSGSMDGDIRLWDIASRKTVCQYPGHQGAVRGLSVSTDGRILVSCGSDCTVRLWRVPLASGIESDDSSDSSDKTLASYVWKNAFWAVDHQWEGNLFATAGGSQVDIWDHNRSQPVNSFGWGNDTVISVRFNPGEPNVLATSSSDRSIAIYDLRTSSAAIKVTMTTKTNSIAWNPMEPMNFTAANENCNCYSYDARKLPEAKCVHKDHVSAVMDIDYSPTGREFVTGSYDRTVRIFQYNGGHSREIYHTKRMQRVFCVKFSCDASYVISGSDDTNLRLWKAKASEQLGVILPRERKKHEYMEAVKNRYKHLPEVKRILRHRHLPKPIYKAGLLRRTMADAEKRKEDRRRAHSAPGSMPRKSIRKNKIIQVIE